The DNA segment tatctttaattttgttggAAACttgtatttttgtgaaaaagaaaaagatttttattcatttacaaaatattttatgaaatttgcTGAAAAATTTGcggaaaataaaatttgtaaattttataacaaattttttactattgaaatcaaaataataaaatttgcagtaaaatttgagaaaaagtaAATTCACaactaattttgtaatttttttttttaaaattcttatcaaGATATTTTATACTAGATAAAGAATAATTGTCGAGATGTTTTTTCTATGGACTCCAATTAAAATAAGTTCGTCTAACCTTATATTTCTGATTTGGATtatattatcaaatttaaagTCATTTTTGAGGTTTCATTTCAAAGaattaaggtcaaactcatCATATGCAActcttgaatttttgaaggttgcattttatttttttcatgattCATTGAAGTGGAAAAACTATTTAGCAGGTGTTAATATGATAGaagttagattttttttctttttgaatattagccttcctcttaaaaaaaatataaattttttaattttttattattatgattgtaaaaaaattgaatatatatcttgtaaaatatgtaaaaaaaattagaaaaataaatattaaaatttaaaatattgttattaatttataaaaatacaatgATATAATACTTATcgaatattctatttttttgcacaatataaaaagtttaattaaataaacaatggaatatagaataatattaaattaaataaataaaaaaataccttatataataaaaatgcaAATGATAAAAATTGAACTTGGACTTAgatactttaaataaaatataaaataattaaatcaattgaactatctattttttttatgaatacaacaatactaaattttttatgaaaaatttgagAGGCTATGCTTATTACAATTTCGTTAGTCGGTTAAGCTGAAGGTTGTGCATCGAAGACTCATTGGCAGTAAGGGTGAAAACAAGTTAGGCTAGGCCAGGCTTTATTCTTAACAGGCCTGATACAGTTGATTAGTCTGAGCCTGACCTGCAGTCTGTTATAGGCTCTTTATAAAGTATTAGACCTGACCTGTTATTCAGCCTGGCCTGACCTGAAGCCTGTTAAAAGacttgataaatttttttataaaaataaaaatattatttaaaaaaattattttttaataaaaattgttatatataatatgttatatatttaatatttataaaaaattttaaacttttaacatatttaaaatatacaaaaatatttataataaaatataataaatttaaaatatctcataattttattaataataaataattatttatatatttaattatattttaacaggtCCAGACAAGTCTGCCAGGCctataaaactaattaataagtTTGGGCCTGACCTATTAATATATTAAGACTTTTAAAAAAGTCTAGACCTgtacctattttataacaggtCAAACCAGATCAGGCCAAACACAGGTCAGGCTGCAGGCCTTGCCTGCCAGGCTTTTTCCATCCCTAATTGGCAGTGTGCAGTGCGTGACTGCGTGTATATATTTGAAGGTTTCGTCTTCCTCTATCATTCTCTCTCTCACATAGTCAcattttctccttttctttcaaaaagagacaaattttaaaatggCGTGGTTGGGGTtagtattcttcttcttccttttctatcaTATTGTGTTTTTACATTTTTTCACATAGTcacattttttcctttttacataatttatttttgtttgcaGCAAAATTACATTATTCTGCAAGATCATGGCGGCGATTGCTGCTTTTGGTTACAGACGGGTTGAAATGTTCATTAATTACTATCTGTTTGCGGAAGAATCTTCTAACTGGGAAatagtttatttgttttttctataCCAATGGCCTGTTGCACTTTTAATTCTTCATATCGTGTACAGGAAAGAAGCAGATTATGGACCCTTTGAGTTCATTGCAAATCTGGGTCTGCATTCCTCCTTTGTAGTAATGCTATACAAACCGTGTCAGATTGCCCTTGGGTCTGCAATTAATGCCACTCCTCCCACTCTTTGGGAGGGGGTGTTTGTGTTTGGCATTTGTCCAGCTGTAATTTCTTGGATGTGGTCAGCTTATGGACCCCGTCGTCTACCCGGCTGGCAGGATGTGGTGGACATCTTCAACTTCTTCAATCAAAATGGGATTATTGCCGGTTTCATTTTCGGGCCTATTTTTGCTGGTGCTTATAAGAACGTGATGCGGATGCtccttcatattttttttagttgttgtTGCTAATTTCATAGAATGGTGCGTCAATCACCACTTATGTCTCGTattgctgtttttgtttttgtgttaATTGCCGTGCTTGTACAGGGTGCAGTATTTGCATCAAAGGGCtgaattaatttcaatttcattctagatgcaaatattttgtaatttggtttatgatgagtggACTATTAAGTAATCAAACGTCTAATTgacttttctttaaaaaattcatttgtatgattcaaatttaaaattggctaacaaatgaatgattctatttttaaattacatgagaatattatttatttccAACGTCCAAAGTTAATTGGCAAACTATCATAAGGAAATAAAAATATGGTATCTTTACATATCTTTATATTTGTTCTCCTCAATGACATAATTGCCAACAAAATAAGCATTTTTATCCCTGCTAAAGAAATAAGTGGCAACAAAATTACATTTTAATCACTGCTAATTGAACTTCACCACTGATATGGTGATTATCTACAATGTTGCCTCAGACATAGTTTCATTACCACTGATGTTGAGATAGTTTTCTTCATCCACTCTCTTCTCTCATTTTAAGGTGCCAATGAGTCCCAGTGTTGTGAGCATCATCATTTAACTACCAACCAAACAGAGTAAATTTTAGAGATATTAGTAACTTAATTAGAGATAGATGTGAATAATTTCTATTGTTAGTTACCACAATGTGTTAGTTTCTTGATACACATTATCCTATAT comes from the Arachis duranensis cultivar V14167 chromosome 7, aradu.V14167.gnm2.J7QH, whole genome shotgun sequence genome and includes:
- the LOC127740590 gene encoding uncharacterized protein LOC127740590 codes for the protein MAWLGKITLFCKIMAAIAAFGYRRVEMFINYYLFAEESSNWEIVYLFFLYQWPVALLILHIVYRKEADYGPFEFIANLGLHSSFVVMLYKPCQIALGSAINATPPTLWEGVFVFGICPAVISWMWSAYGPRRLPGWQDVVDIFNFFNQNGIIAGFIFGPIFAGAYKNVMRMLLHIFFSCCC